A region of Corvus cornix cornix isolate S_Up_H32 chromosome 3, ASM73873v5, whole genome shotgun sequence DNA encodes the following proteins:
- the LOC104692947 gene encoding cytochrome c oxidase subunit 7A2, mitochondrial — translation MWRNVLALRQISQRTISTATRRQLENRVSENQKLFQEDNGLPVHLKGGAKDALLYRTTTGLAVCGTIYALYYLLLSSMPKKPN, via the exons ATGTGGCGGAACGTGCTG GCTCTTCgccagatttcccagagaacCATAAGCACTGCTACACGCAGGCAGCTTGAAAATAGAGTTTCTGAGAATCAGAAGCTTTTTCAG GAGGATAATGGCCTCCCAGTGCATCTTAAAGGTGGGGCAAAGGATGCTCTGTTGTATAGAACCACCACGGGTCTTGCAGTGTGTG GAACAATCTATGCTTTATATTACCTGCTTCTCTCTTCAATGCCCAAGAAGCCGAACTGA